The Vitis vinifera cultivar Pinot Noir 40024 chromosome 18, ASM3070453v1 region accaaaaaaaaaaaaaaccacaggTCTTCCATGTGTGGTCCAACCTATTTACACAAGTAACAAGAGgttttaaaacatagaaaaccaTAGGTCTTCCATGTGATTTTACTTAACCTCTATACTTTAAATCCTCATTTTATAAAAAGCCcgcttttttctcttttttgggaCTATTGAAAATCTTGCCTTCTGATAATTACCGTATCTATACCCATTATCTGACATCTTCCGCAGCAATAACCAATGTGTAAATAAACAATTGAAGTATGATCACATGCTTTTAAGCACTGACCCAGCATTCTGAGCTACGAATTATGATAAATCACAATAAACTTTAATGGTTGGGTTCCACATGAACTAGTGCTATGGTAGTTATATGGCTGATTCCAGTTCATTCAAGAACCAAAATGAGCCAAGCCCAAGCTTAAGTTTCAAACTCAATAGTTTAACAAGCCAAGGTTGAGAAAAACTAGGTTTGCCTTACTTAGGATTGTGTAAAATATAATGCATTTGCTGTGACACATTACCTTAATAAGCTTGGCCTAAAAAAAGTGCTTTGATAGAAAAGCTGACAACCATGAGTTACTAAATTGAGAGGAAGTTGCCATGTTGGTTTCCAACACATAAATGAATGTTGAATGTGGAGAGAGGATTAGTGATAGCATTTTGCAGAGCATAAAGAACTTTAAAAGTGGTTGAGAGAAAATAAAGTGCTAGATAGAATTCTTACCATCAGCAGGGCTTGGCAAATAGCAATGACAATTACTCCTTGGCTTCCAGCAAAGTGAAATCCTGGGATGCCAAGATAGTCTAATGTATCTCCCTGGAAAGAAATATTACTCCTCATCATGTGCATAAACTAATAGTCCCATAAATACAGATATGAAAATACATTCTTCAAGAAGGTAGACTGTTAGTCAAGGTAACAGAGCCATACAGGGAATGCCATTTGATGAAAAACTAGATCCAACTCCTAATCAACCATAATTGAAAAAAACAGTAATTTTGGCCTAGTTCCACATAAAttgttgtttcattttcttgccaaaaatgtTTCATACAATTAAATGTCTACATGGGTATATAGATAACCTTATGATCTCTAGCATCAGATAACCAAATTTTCCACAGAAACAGCCTGGAGGacagtttcaatttttttcataacaaaacTTTTGAATTAAACTTGGTCAAAGCAATTGCACTCTATAATTGACTCAAATGAGTGAAAGAAATACTGCAACAAATCCCCAACAATAAGGACGAATTATGCAAGTAACAATTCACCATACCTCAAAGATTTCATTGACCATAATAgctataaaagaaagaaatgaatgaGAGAGAAGATAATAACCTTGAGCTTTGAATAGCCGACTCGCCACCAGACAGGTTCAACAAAGTGAAAGGCTCCCAATAGGTCTAATAATTCTGGAAGTAGAGCACCAAGGGCTGCAAGCATAGCCCAGCGCGCATGCAGTATCTCAAAACTGAAAAATAACAGAAATTAAACTGATATTAGCAGTTAAAATTTAAGTCAAAAGAACTAAAGGTGAGGCTGGTGAAAGGGGATAGGAATGGAAATAGACTGGAATGGAGATGGGTCAAAATATCATGTGGGAGAGAAGAATCAAAATCCTGATAAGATTTGCTTTGGCTTCCATGAGAGTGAAATTTTTATTCCTATTCTCATTTCTAAAAAGCAATTCAAACACAGTTATGAATGGGATTGGAATGAATTTCCACTCTCGATCTCTATTCTAGCAATCCAAACATGGCCTAAAAGAAATGATCGTTCACTACAGTAGACATGATAGAAATTCCCAGCTTCCAGTTTAATTTTCTACTGAATATAGCCATGTCCCAACTAAATTCATAGAGTTCAGCAACTAGCCGTATAGAGTAATATCACAAAAGCCCCCTTGCAATGTAAAACataaattcatttttgcatCAGAATATGCTAATAATTAGGAAGGGAAGTTGGATAGTTGTTATCTGAAAAAATAGTCCTATATCACTACCACTAGGTGTTCCTTATGTCAGCCACATGGGCCGGCAAATGGAATACCATTCAGTCTATTCAACTGATACCTGCATCTGAACTCCTCAAAATTAATAAGGGGCCATGCTTATTCAAAGTTTAAGAGCAAACAGTTACATTCATATGATAAGATTATAATAAtattggatgaaaaaaaaagggctcCTTCACTTAtgtccttcctttttttttttttttttttttttcatccaattTACTTATGTCCTTCCTTTTGAATGCCAACATCTCCTTCTATATGTACCATTTTAAACCTTATGTTTTTGTGTATTAGAATAAGAATCAGCTGatcatttacttattcattaTGCCAAAGCAAGCATGTTGTGGCAGTTAGTCTTCTCTCTATTTGGTATTACAAGGGTGGTGCACTCCACAGTTAGAGAGAATCATCTAATCtgacatggttcttttgtggggaagaaagCCTGGTGAGCCACCCCTTTATGCATGTTCTGGACTCATTGagatggaaggaaagaaaaggagggTGTTTGAGGATACTGAGCAGTTAGATCAAGCTattaaatattcttttcttaTCAGCTGATCATTTGCTTATTCATTGTGCCAAAGCAAGCATGTTGTGGCAGTTAGCCTTCTTTCTATTTGGTATTACAAGGGTGGTGCACTCCACAGTTAGAGAGAATCATCTAATCTtacatggttcttttgtggggaagaagTGGAAGAAAGCCTTGTGAGTTGTGAGCCACCCCTTTATGTATGTTCTGGACTCtttgaaatgaaaggaaagaaaagaaggatGTTTGAGGATACTGAGCAGTTAGATCAAGCtattaaatattcttttatggCTATCTTTTTGGAATGGGTTAAGCTCCGCATAGACCATCAATTAATGTCCATTATAGGCTCTGTAGATTAGTTGTGCTTGAAGTAAGGAAAGGGaggttattttttgttttctctttccttgtttttccttttaggGTATATTGCATACATCATGTGTACTTTGTTGTGTCCCTTTTAAGGCACTATTAATATGTTCTCTTTTATTgccaatcaatcaatcaataaataaatggacAGGATTCATTTTGATATGGACATAGAGAAGACATGTGGCCTTCGGGCCCTTCTTGTATGCTTCATGTGTACTCTGATGCGCCCTTTGCGCTCTAATTTATtctcttatttacctataaaaaaaatagagaagacaCATGAcatacttgaaatatttttggaaagcCACAGGATCCTTGCCCAGACCAGCAATATCAAAGCCATAATCCCCAGGAAGTTCTCCAGTGAGATATGCAGGATAGTCATATGGGATTGGACCAAGCCAGCGAGGACGTTCTTCTCCATACCACAGACTGAAGTTTGGAGAATTTAACATAAATCACATACATAATAAcattaaattactaaacaacaacaaaataaactattttgttAGTAGCTATAATTTCCATGTATTTAAGCCTCCATTTCAATTGCAGAAAGTGTGGATGAGAAAAAAgcaaaaatgaaaggaaagcaaattggaaggaaaataataaataagtttcaactcaaaatttttttaacctaatCTGTCACATATTTTATCCTCTTTGATATAGATGATAAagaatatggaaaaaaataaattcttaaataatttgcATCATAATGCATTTCCTTTGCATTCTTCATgacaaaccaaacaaaagaatttaGGATTCCTTCTTTTTATTCCCCTAATACTTTGCAAGATCCAAATGGAGAGAAAATGGGTGAGCAATTTCCTTAAATACAATAATagatgtaaataaaaattatagatcACATGCATGTAGCAAAAAACAGTGGTATAGTTGGAGATCCAATAAAATGActgtatgaagaaaaaaagaattgtttACCATGTTATCATCTGAATATAttcactaaatttttttttataggtgaaccaaaattaaattaaaaaatgaccTGAATGGGCTAATCCAAGTAATTGGGATGCATACATGGATCactcaaaaggaaaaaacatacAATTAGCAAACATTATACTTCATCAGTAATAAATACTAACAAAATCACCTTAAAACTTGAGGCCTTCGACTGGCACAAGCAGATATACCAACAATGGTTCTTTTTGCATTTAGGAATGAATTGTATTTCCTCCAAAGAAAATTGCTCTTACATATAGTTCAAATTTTCTCCAAGTAAGACATTCATACTAGAAGCAGCAACAGTTTCAATAAGAATGATGGTCAATGTACTGGCTTTTGCTGggtttattataatttttggcAAAGGAATATAGAAATGTTGATTccattttaattataaaatggaTAATTCATATCTGTAAATaaaggaattaaacatattataagataaaaccAAAGGAACAGAAGCTGGAAGCAACATGGTAGTTTAGGATCCTACAAAACCATACATGGAAGCCACGATCAATAGAATCAACAATGCAGCATATGTATCAACCCAACATCGAAATCTAACATTGTGAAAATCTGAAACCTCATTATACCAAACAAATCAGTTTTCCCAATATAACACAACCTTACCAGGCTCGTATTACCTCTCGTTTTTAGCCTTTTCAGCTAAGGCCTTGAACTTTGAAGAATTCTTTACGGCGGCCTTCTTATTCTCCTCCATTCGGCTCTGAAGCGACTCTCCGAGAGGGCTATTCGCTATGGCTTTAACGGCGGTGAAAGGAATCGCTGAGAATATTAAAACGCCGGCGAgcttcccaaaaaaaaaaatgtaagtagAGATAAGTTTCACAGTTCTGAAACGAGAGGAGACAAAGAAACCCTAGAAATTCGCAGACCTCTTGCCATGAAGCTTTGCAACCTGAATAAGTACTGGTGGAGTTGACATTTCGAGATTTTGGCCATGATATCTTCGAGCAGAGTCTGTGGCGATAACCTCCGAAGAAAGACGATGAAGATGATGAAACTGAACAAGGCTGCCGCAGAGCCATGGCTGTTTGCTACACCACACGCTTAGAAACTGGATTTTCAGGCAATGGGGAATTTCAAGGAATGGAACTCCATCCATAGAAATTTACCCcgaaaatcattattattttaaaaaaaataaaaatcgtcAATAGAAATAAGTGACGAATATCCCAGACACAATTTGTGACTATAAttcttataatattataataatttaatatttatagatctaaatttttttatgcaaAGTTGTCTTTGGATAAAACGTGATAATGAAATTCCCACTTGTTGtgcggattttttttttaaatattatttaatatatatacttaaaaatataatattattgattacttatttatttttatacttaaatttttttttttaaatcactttttATATTGAGTTCATGAGCTCTACTTAATAATAGTGTCGTAATTTTAAGATCATTTAtgatgtaataatttttttttaaatgcattttgaaaaattatagtACCCATGAAAAAAACCTCTTGATATGTtgttaaatagttttttttccttttcttattttttacataaaattataGAATTAATATGTATGGAATTATGGACTATTTGGTTAAATAGgactaaaataaatttaaaattgaagaaattgacCCTTACTCATACT contains the following coding sequences:
- the LOC100256544 gene encoding chlorophyll a-b binding protein 7, chloroplastic isoform X2; translated protein: MALRQPCSVSSSSSSFFGGYRHRLCSKISWPKSRNVNSTSTYSGCKASWQELAGVLIFSAIPFTAVKAIANSPLGESLQSRMEENKKAAVKNSSKFKALAEKAKNESLWYGEERPRWLGPIPYDYPAYLTGELPGDYGFDIAGLGKDPVAFQKYFNFEILHARWAMLAALGALLPELLDLLGAFHFVEPVWWRVGYSKLKGDTLDYLGIPGFHFAGSQGVIVIAICQALLMVGPEYARYCGIEALEPLGIYLPGDINYPGGALFDPLNLSKDPVAFEELKVKEIKNGRLAMVAWLGFYIQAAATGVSHSATLALKFSKAALLQS
- the LOC100256544 gene encoding chlorophyll a-b binding protein 7, chloroplastic isoform X1, translating into MALRQPCSVSSSSSSFFGGYRHRLCSKISWPKSRNVNSTSTYSGCKASWQELAGVLIFSAIPFTAVKAIANSPLGESLQSRMEENKKAAVKNSSKFKALAEKAKNESLWYGEERPRWLGPIPYDYPAYLTGELPGDYGFDIAGLGKDPVAFQKYFNFEILHARWAMLAALGALLPELLDLLGAFHFVEPVWWRVGYSKLKGDTLDYLGIPGFHFAGSQGVIVIAICQALLMVGPEYARYCGIEALEPLGIYLPGDINYPGGALFDPLNLSKDPVAFEELKVKEIKNGRLAMVAWLGFYIQAAATGVSHSATLALKFSKAIRLELPYCNPDS
- the LOC100256544 gene encoding chlorophyll a-b binding protein 7, chloroplastic isoform X5: MALRQPCSVSSSSSSFFGGYRHRLCSKISWPKSRNVNSTSTYSGCKASWQELAGVLIFSAIPFTAVKAIANSPLGESLQSRMEENKKAAVKNSSKFKALAEKAKNESFEILHARWAMLAALGALLPELLDLLGAFHFVEPVWWRVGYSKLKGDTLDYLGIPGFHFAGSQGVIVIAICQALLMVGPEYARYCGIEALEPLGIYLPGDINYPGGALFDPLNLSKDPVAFEELKVKEIKNGRLAMVAWLGFYIQAAATGKGPVQNLLDHLADPFHNNLLSIFKAL
- the LOC100256544 gene encoding chlorophyll a-b binding protein 7, chloroplastic isoform X3, with amino-acid sequence MALRQPCSVSSSSSSFFGGYRHRLCSKISWPKSRNVNSTSTYSGCKASWQELAGVLIFSAIPFTAVKAIANSPLGESLQSRMEENKKAAVKNSSKFKALAEKAKNESLWYGEERPRWLGPIPYDYPAYLTGELPGDYGFDIAGLGKDPVAFQKYFNFEILHARWAMLAALGALLPELLDLLGAFHFVEPVWWRVGYSKLKGDTLDYLGIPGFHFAGSQGVIVIAICQALLMVGPEYARYCGIEALEPLGIYLPGDINYPGGALFDPLNLSKDPVAFEELKVKEIKNGRLAMVAWLGFYIQAAATGISKFNLMET
- the LOC100256544 gene encoding chlorophyll a-b binding protein 7, chloroplastic isoform X4, translating into MALRQPCSVSSSSSSFFGGYRHRLCSKISWPKSRNVNSTSTYSGCKASWQELAGVLIFSAIPFTAVKAIANSPLGESLQSRMEENKKAAVKNSSKFKALAEKAKNESLWYGEERPRWLGPIPYDYPAYLTGELPGDYGFDIAGLGKDPVAFQKYFNFEILHARWAMLAALGALLPELLDLLGAFHFVEPVWWRVGYSKLKGDTLDYLGIPGFHFAGSQGVIVIAICQALLMVGPEYARYCGIEALEPLGIYLPGDINYPGGALFDPLNLSKDPVAFEELKVKEIKNGRLAMVAWLGFYIQAAATAIQESPNSI